The Sporomusaceae bacterium FL31 genome includes the window CATTTATTACTTCTTACATTGTTTAGTTTTCAGGGAACACAGTGTTGCTTTGTTTGCTGCCATTTGACAGCTTATCTATATTAACATAACTTATTCATCATGTCAATATTTTTGTTTTGGTATTTTGTGTCATCGCGTTTCCAGCGACTTATATATATTAACATAACTTTTTGGAATATGTCAACAGGAAGTTCATGGTTATTTTTCATGATGATGACTAAATGCAATGATATAACAAAAACCTGCGAACGATAAAGCTCGCAGGTTGAATATTAATCCTTATGGCGCATGTGCGGGAACAATAATACGTCTCGAATGGAATAACTGTCGGTTAACAGCATAACCAAGCGATCAATACCAATTCCAAGGCCGCCTGTAGGAGGCAAACCATATTCTAACGCCGTAATATAATCTGAATCCATCATTTGAGCTTCATCATCACCCGATTCTCTTTGAGCTACTTGATCCATAAAACGACCTTTTTGATCAATAGGATCATTTAACTCAGAGAAACCATTTGCCATTTCACGTGCGAATATGAAAGCCTCAAAACGATCAGTAATCTCTGGATTATCTTTATTACGTTTAGCCAGTGGTGAGATTTCTGTAGGATGTCCAGTAATAAACGTTGGCTGCATTAAATGTTCTTCAACTTTATCTTCAAAGATATTGTTTAAGATACCACCAATTCCGTCTTTTTTCTCGACTTTAACGCCTAGATCAGCAGCTATTTTTTTAGCCTCTTCCAGGGTTTTTACCGTAGTAAAATCAACACCTGTGTATTTTTGGACAGCTTCAGTCATACTCATCCGGTTCCATGGCGGTGCCAGTTCTATTTCATGCCCCTGATAGGTAATTTTAGTAGTACCCAGTACTTCTTGAGCAATTCCAGCAACAATTTGTTCAGTCAATTGCATAACGTCATGATAATCAGCAAAAGCCTGATAAAGTTCAACCATTGTAAACTCAGGATTATGTCTGATCGAAATTCCTTCATTACGGAACGAGCGGTTCACCTCATAAACCTTTTCGAAGCCGCCAACAATGAGACGTTTCAAATACAGTTCCGGTGCTATACGCAAATATAAGTCCATATCCAGCGCATTGTGATGGGTAATGAATGGCCGTGCCGATGCTCCACCGGCAATCGGATGCATCATTGGTGTTTCAACTTCCAAAAAACCTTTGTTATCTAAAAATTGCCGTAATGCTTTGATAATCTTGCTGCGCAAAATAAAGGTATT containing:
- the lysS gene encoding lysine--tRNA ligase, with the protein product MAEVNGQELHEDQNEILRVRREKMTAIEAHGIEPFGRKYNFTHHAADILADFETLENQTVRLAGRIMAMRKQGKASFIHIMDMSGRIQLYMRQDVLGIEAYEQFQLLDIGDIIGVEGVVFRTQRGEISVKAANFEIQAKSLRPLPEKWHGLKDVETRYRQRYLDLIVNPDVRNTFILRSKIIKALRQFLDNKGFLEVETPMMHPIAGGASARPFITHHNALDMDLYLRIAPELYLKRLIVGGFEKVYEVNRSFRNEGISIRHNPEFTMVELYQAFADYHDVMQLTEQIVAGIAQEVLGTTKITYQGHEIELAPPWNRMSMTEAVQKYTGVDFTTVKTLEEAKKIAADLGVKVEKKDGIGGILNNIFEDKVEEHLMQPTFITGHPTEISPLAKRNKDNPEITDRFEAFIFAREMANGFSELNDPIDQKGRFMDQVAQRESGDDEAQMMDSDYITALEYGLPPTGGLGIGIDRLVMLLTDSYSIRDVLLFPHMRHKD